A window of the Hypomesus transpacificus isolate Combined female chromosome 8, fHypTra1, whole genome shotgun sequence genome harbors these coding sequences:
- the hgd gene encoding homogentisate 1,2-dioxygenase isoform X1, protein MAGLKYMSGFGNEFSSEDSRCPGSLPEGQNNPQVCPYGLYAEQLSGSAFTCPRPANKRSWLYRILPSVRHKPYAAMDCGDLTENWNEVEPDPNQMRWLPFTIPKFSEKKVDFVMGLHTLCGAGDAKSRNGIAIHMFTCNTSMMDRCFNNSDGDFLIVPQQGEILVTTEFGKMMVEPNEICVIQQGMRFSVAVFGETRGYVLEVYGAHYELPDLGPIGANGLANPRDFLVPVAWYEDRTVATGYTVINKYQGKLFSSQQDFSPFNVVAWHGNYTPYKYNLDNFMVINCVAFDHADPSIFTVLTAKSNRPGVAIADFVIFPPRWGVADRTFRPPYYHRNCMSEFMGLIKGHYEAKEEGFQPGGGSLHSMMTPHGPDGDCFEKSSTAALKPERVAEGTMVTGIHFVPAQCQYMAFMFESSFSMAVTRWGLDTCQRLDKSYYQCWETLRSHFNPNWRPSKQ, encoded by the exons ATGGCAGGATTGAAG TACATGAGTGGGTTTGGGAACGAGTTTTCCTCCGAGGACTCTCGTTGTCCAGGATCCCTACCTGAAGGACAG AACAACCCTCAGGTATGTCCATATGGCCTATATGCTGAGCAACTCTCTGGCTCCGCCTTCACCTGCCCACGGCCAGCCAATAAAAGGAG CTGGCTCTATCGTATTTTGCCATCCGTCCGACACAAGCCGTATGCTGCAATGGACTGTGGAGACCTGACGGAAAACTGGAACGAAGTGGAACCTGATCCTAACCAG ATGAGGTGGCTTCCATTCACCATACCAAAATTCTCAGAGAAGAAAGTGGACTTTGTGATG ggtctACACACGCTGTGTGGTGCTGGAGATGCCAAGTCTCGTAACGGGATCGCCATCCACATGTTCACCTGCAACACCTCCATGATGGACAG atgtttcaacAACTCTGATGGAGACTTTCTTATTG TGCCCCAGCAGGGAGAGATCCTTGTCACCACAGAGTTTGGGAAGATGATGGTCGAGCCAAACGAGATCTGTGTTATTCAG caaGGGATGCGCTTCAGTGTGGCTGTGTTTGGGGAGACCCGAGGCTATGTGCTCGAGGTGTACGGGGCCCACTATGAGCTCCCAGATCTGGGACCTATAG GAGCCAATGGGCTGGCCAATCCCAGAGACTTCCTGGTCCCTGTCGCATGGTATGAGGACCGCACAGTGGCCACAGGTTACACAGTCATCAACAAGTACCAGGGCAAGCTGTTCTCCAGCCAACAG GATTTCTCTCCCTTTAACGTGGTGGCATGGCATGGTAACTACACACCTTACAAATATAACCTGGACAACTTCATGGTCATTAACTGTGTGGCCTTTGATCATGCG GATCCTTCTATCTTCACCGTGCTTACAGCCAAGTCCAATCGCCCGGGAGTAGCCATCGCCGACTTTGTCATCTTCCCTCCGCGCTGGGGTGTGGCTGATCGCACCTTCCGCCCCCCCTACTACCACC GTAACTGCATGAGTGAGTTCATGGGGCTGATCAAAGGTCACTATGAGGCCAAGGAGGAGGGCTTCCAACCAGGAGGGGGCAGTCTCCACAGCATGATGACCCCACACGGGCCAGACGGAGACTGTTTCGAGAAGAGCAGCACGGCTGCTCTCAAACCAGAGAGGGTGGCTGAGGGGACCATGGTAACAGGCATACACTTTGTTCCAGCTCAGTGCCAGTATATG gCCTTCATGTTTGAGTCCTCCTTCAGCATGGCGGTGACTAGGTGGGGCCTGGACACATGCCAGAGGCTGGACAAGAGCTACTACCAGTGTTGGGAAACCCTCCGCAGTCACTTCAACCCAAACTGGAGGCCCAGCAAACAGTAG
- the hgd gene encoding homogentisate 1,2-dioxygenase isoform X3, protein MAGLKYMSGFGNEFSSEDSRCPGSLPEGQNNPQVCPYGLYAEQLSGSAFTCPRPANKRSWLYRILPSVRHKPYAAMDCGDLTENWNEVEPDPNQMRWLPFTIPKFSEKKVDFVMGLHTLCGAGDAKSRNGIAIHMFTCNTSMMDRCFNNSDGDFLIVPQQGEILVTTEFGKMMVEPNEICVIQQGMRFSVAVFGETRGYVLEVYGAHYELPDLGPIGANGLANPRDFLVPVAWYEDRTVATGYTVINKYQGKLFSSQQDFSPFNVVAWHGNYTPYKYNLDNFMVINCVAFDHADPSIFTVLTAKSNRPGVAIADFVIFPPRWGVADRTFRPPYYHRNCMSEFMGLIKGHYEAKEEGFQPGGGSLHSMMTPHGPDGDCFEKSSTAALKPERVAEGTMAFMFESSFSMAVTRWGLDTCQRLDKSYYQCWETLRSHFNPNWRPSKQ, encoded by the exons ATGGCAGGATTGAAG TACATGAGTGGGTTTGGGAACGAGTTTTCCTCCGAGGACTCTCGTTGTCCAGGATCCCTACCTGAAGGACAG AACAACCCTCAGGTATGTCCATATGGCCTATATGCTGAGCAACTCTCTGGCTCCGCCTTCACCTGCCCACGGCCAGCCAATAAAAGGAG CTGGCTCTATCGTATTTTGCCATCCGTCCGACACAAGCCGTATGCTGCAATGGACTGTGGAGACCTGACGGAAAACTGGAACGAAGTGGAACCTGATCCTAACCAG ATGAGGTGGCTTCCATTCACCATACCAAAATTCTCAGAGAAGAAAGTGGACTTTGTGATG ggtctACACACGCTGTGTGGTGCTGGAGATGCCAAGTCTCGTAACGGGATCGCCATCCACATGTTCACCTGCAACACCTCCATGATGGACAG atgtttcaacAACTCTGATGGAGACTTTCTTATTG TGCCCCAGCAGGGAGAGATCCTTGTCACCACAGAGTTTGGGAAGATGATGGTCGAGCCAAACGAGATCTGTGTTATTCAG caaGGGATGCGCTTCAGTGTGGCTGTGTTTGGGGAGACCCGAGGCTATGTGCTCGAGGTGTACGGGGCCCACTATGAGCTCCCAGATCTGGGACCTATAG GAGCCAATGGGCTGGCCAATCCCAGAGACTTCCTGGTCCCTGTCGCATGGTATGAGGACCGCACAGTGGCCACAGGTTACACAGTCATCAACAAGTACCAGGGCAAGCTGTTCTCCAGCCAACAG GATTTCTCTCCCTTTAACGTGGTGGCATGGCATGGTAACTACACACCTTACAAATATAACCTGGACAACTTCATGGTCATTAACTGTGTGGCCTTTGATCATGCG GATCCTTCTATCTTCACCGTGCTTACAGCCAAGTCCAATCGCCCGGGAGTAGCCATCGCCGACTTTGTCATCTTCCCTCCGCGCTGGGGTGTGGCTGATCGCACCTTCCGCCCCCCCTACTACCACC GTAACTGCATGAGTGAGTTCATGGGGCTGATCAAAGGTCACTATGAGGCCAAGGAGGAGGGCTTCCAACCAGGAGGGGGCAGTCTCCACAGCATGATGACCCCACACGGGCCAGACGGAGACTGTTTCGAGAAGAGCAGCACGGCTGCTCTCAAACCAGAGAGGGTGGCTGAGGGGACCATG gCCTTCATGTTTGAGTCCTCCTTCAGCATGGCGGTGACTAGGTGGGGCCTGGACACATGCCAGAGGCTGGACAAGAGCTACTACCAGTGTTGGGAAACCCTCCGCAGTCACTTCAACCCAAACTGGAGGCCCAGCAAACAGTAG
- the ndufb4 gene encoding NADH dehydrogenase [ubiquinone] 1 beta subcomplex subunit 4, protein MANYREAPLATLPKSLDPAEYFNLSPDQRRAEEQRATLRAQLKRQYQTQLNNPHRKELIEDPALNRWVYARANPYNYFKPTKKTSLLGALFGVAPLFILYYVFKTDRDNKEAAIKAGTYNQSKFSLSY, encoded by the exons ATGGCGAACTACAGAGAGGCGCCCTTGGCCACTCTGCCAAAATCATTGGATCCGGCTGAATATTTTAACCTTTCGCCGGACCAGAGACGTGCCGAGGAACAAAGGGCAACACTGAGAGCACAACTGAAGAGACAATACCAGACGCAACTGAATAACCCTCACAGAAAAGAGCTAATT GAAGACCCAGCCTTGAACCGCTGGGTGTATGCTCGCGCCAACCCCTATAACTACTTCAAACCCACAAAAAAGACGTCGCTTCTGGGGGCTCTGTTCGGAGTGGCGCCGCTCTTCATCCTATATTATGTGTTCAAGACGGACAGG GACAACAAGGAGGCGGCGATTAAGGCTGGGACCTACAACCAATCCAAGTTCAGCCTGTCATACTGA
- the hgd gene encoding homogentisate 1,2-dioxygenase isoform X2 produces the protein MTYMSGFGNEFSSEDSRCPGSLPEGQNNPQVCPYGLYAEQLSGSAFTCPRPANKRSWLYRILPSVRHKPYAAMDCGDLTENWNEVEPDPNQMRWLPFTIPKFSEKKVDFVMGLHTLCGAGDAKSRNGIAIHMFTCNTSMMDRCFNNSDGDFLIVPQQGEILVTTEFGKMMVEPNEICVIQQGMRFSVAVFGETRGYVLEVYGAHYELPDLGPIGANGLANPRDFLVPVAWYEDRTVATGYTVINKYQGKLFSSQQDFSPFNVVAWHGNYTPYKYNLDNFMVINCVAFDHADPSIFTVLTAKSNRPGVAIADFVIFPPRWGVADRTFRPPYYHRNCMSEFMGLIKGHYEAKEEGFQPGGGSLHSMMTPHGPDGDCFEKSSTAALKPERVAEGTMVTGIHFVPAQCQYMAFMFESSFSMAVTRWGLDTCQRLDKSYYQCWETLRSHFNPNWRPSKQ, from the exons ATGACG TACATGAGTGGGTTTGGGAACGAGTTTTCCTCCGAGGACTCTCGTTGTCCAGGATCCCTACCTGAAGGACAG AACAACCCTCAGGTATGTCCATATGGCCTATATGCTGAGCAACTCTCTGGCTCCGCCTTCACCTGCCCACGGCCAGCCAATAAAAGGAG CTGGCTCTATCGTATTTTGCCATCCGTCCGACACAAGCCGTATGCTGCAATGGACTGTGGAGACCTGACGGAAAACTGGAACGAAGTGGAACCTGATCCTAACCAG ATGAGGTGGCTTCCATTCACCATACCAAAATTCTCAGAGAAGAAAGTGGACTTTGTGATG ggtctACACACGCTGTGTGGTGCTGGAGATGCCAAGTCTCGTAACGGGATCGCCATCCACATGTTCACCTGCAACACCTCCATGATGGACAG atgtttcaacAACTCTGATGGAGACTTTCTTATTG TGCCCCAGCAGGGAGAGATCCTTGTCACCACAGAGTTTGGGAAGATGATGGTCGAGCCAAACGAGATCTGTGTTATTCAG caaGGGATGCGCTTCAGTGTGGCTGTGTTTGGGGAGACCCGAGGCTATGTGCTCGAGGTGTACGGGGCCCACTATGAGCTCCCAGATCTGGGACCTATAG GAGCCAATGGGCTGGCCAATCCCAGAGACTTCCTGGTCCCTGTCGCATGGTATGAGGACCGCACAGTGGCCACAGGTTACACAGTCATCAACAAGTACCAGGGCAAGCTGTTCTCCAGCCAACAG GATTTCTCTCCCTTTAACGTGGTGGCATGGCATGGTAACTACACACCTTACAAATATAACCTGGACAACTTCATGGTCATTAACTGTGTGGCCTTTGATCATGCG GATCCTTCTATCTTCACCGTGCTTACAGCCAAGTCCAATCGCCCGGGAGTAGCCATCGCCGACTTTGTCATCTTCCCTCCGCGCTGGGGTGTGGCTGATCGCACCTTCCGCCCCCCCTACTACCACC GTAACTGCATGAGTGAGTTCATGGGGCTGATCAAAGGTCACTATGAGGCCAAGGAGGAGGGCTTCCAACCAGGAGGGGGCAGTCTCCACAGCATGATGACCCCACACGGGCCAGACGGAGACTGTTTCGAGAAGAGCAGCACGGCTGCTCTCAAACCAGAGAGGGTGGCTGAGGGGACCATGGTAACAGGCATACACTTTGTTCCAGCTCAGTGCCAGTATATG gCCTTCATGTTTGAGTCCTCCTTCAGCATGGCGGTGACTAGGTGGGGCCTGGACACATGCCAGAGGCTGGACAAGAGCTACTACCAGTGTTGGGAAACCCTCCGCAGTCACTTCAACCCAAACTGGAGGCCCAGCAAACAGTAG
- the LOC124470285 gene encoding sperm-associated antigen 16 protein-like has protein sequence MTTDPSQQPETDSYFIESLTITADSDDGFQYDEVTFEEHCSLTEGEEDLEATVRAIQERSDDTTSVALNLDASQPRVSHVPEVLDDFLRNFLVKMGMKKTLDCFQTEWTELAHKGLWNTNKIELVPEVYTQNQLLDSQLKNAQRERDEYKHAALAAADTLVKLQKARNFHRLQHKRVMQEKNRLIEDIRKLKTHCSSYEPVLRQMNEKYQVALKEKMLASLERDRALGQAHSLEASLQNTQLLSATEDRGEDLNQEASSKPDVKLGRETKSQMVKVSRSDPSKDLTKNPNMSKDIKDSEFPVDMRVKPCLAHMKDLSISAQDSVKANSFHLTNTFKAHSLAVSCLALHPCKQVLACGGDDLVWRLWGLPEGELIATGEGHSDWLSGISFHPDGSRLATTSGDTSVRVWDLAQGHCVLTLEGHTGATWGCTFHSCGDFVASCSLDFTVKVWDLQSERCRYTLRGHTGSVNSVEFLPFSNNLLTSSADRTLSLWDARTGLCALSLYGHRSSCNHATFTAAGDMVASCDALGFVMLWDVRNPPAPTVTVETGPLPSNQVAFSPSDQTLAVAGDDGDVRLMDLALSQVARVLKHEDAVQSVIFDHKGEYLLSGVSDGQIYVWS, from the exons ATGACCACTGATCCTTCTCAGCAACCCGAAACGGATTCATATTTTATCGAAAGTCTTACAATAACAGCAGATTCTGACGATGGTTTTCAATATGATGAAGTTACTTTTGAAGAACACTGTAGTTTGACTGAAGGAGAAGAGGATTTGGAGGCAACGGTAAGGGCTATCCAAGAACGTTCGGATGACACTACCTCAGTTGCTCTAAACCTCGATGCATCCCAGCCCCGTGTTTCTCACGTTCCCGAAGTGTTGGACGACTTCCTCCGCAATTTTCTTGTTAAAATGGGAATGAAAAAAACATTAGATTGCTTTCAAACTGAATGGACTGAGCTAGCACACAAAGGTCTATGGAACACAAACAAAATCGAGTTGGTCCCAGAAGTGTACACGCAAAATCAACTTCTGGACAGCCAGTTGAAGAACGCTCAAAGGGAACGGGACGAGTACAAGCATGCGGCCTTGGCAGCAGCAGATACACTGGTCAAGCTCCAGAAAGCCAGAAATTTTCATCGTCTACAGCACAAACGTGTGATGCAAGAGAAAAACAGACTGATAGAAGATATTAGAAAACTTAAGACCCACTGTTCCTCCTATGAACCTGTTCTGAGGCAGATGAATGAGAAATACCAAGTAGCTTTGAAGGAGAAGATGCTGGCCAGTTTAGAGAGGGACAGGGCCTTAGGGCAGGCACACAGTCTAGAAGCCAGCCTCCAAAACACTCAACTTCTGTCAGCCACTGAGGATCGTGGGGAAGACCTGAACCAGGAAGCGAGCTCTAAACCTGATGTCAAGCTGGGTAGGGAAACCAAGTCCCAGATGGTCAAGGTTAGCCGCAGTGATCCCTCCAAAGACCTAACCAAGAACCCCAACATGTCCAAAGACATAAAGGACTCAGAGTTCCCGGTGGACATGCGTGTCAAGCCCTGTCTGGCTCACATGAAAGATCTGTCCATATCAGCTCAAGACTCAGTCAAGGCCAACAGCTTCCACCTTACAAACACCTTCAAG GCCCACAGCCTGGCTGTCAGCTGCCTGGCTCTGCACCCCTGTAAGCAAGTGTTGGCATGTGGAGGTGACGATCTGGTCTGGAGGCTCTGGGGGCTTCCTGAAGGAGAGCTCATCGCCACGGGGGAGGGCCACTCCGACTGGCTGTCTGGGATCAGCTTCCACCCTGATGGATCCAGGCTGGCCACCACCTCTGGGGATACCAGTGTCCGTGTATGGGACCTGGCGCAGGGCCACTGTGTGCTGACCCTGGAGGGGCACACGGGAGCCACCTGGGGGTGCACCTTTCACTCATGTGGGGATTTCGTGGCCTCCTGTTCCCTGGATTTCACTGTAAAG GTGTGGGACCTCCAGAGTGAGAGATGCCGCTACACCCTTCGTGGACACACGGGCTCCGTCAACAGTGTTGAGTTCCTGCCCTTCTCCAACAACCTCCTGACCTCTTCTGCTGACAGAACCCTCTCTCTGTGGGACGCCCGCACCGGGCTGTGTGCCCTGTCCCTCTACGGCCACCGTAGCTCCTGCAACCACGCAACCTTCACCGCAGCCGGTGACATGGTGGCTTCCTGCGATGCCCTTGGCTTCGTCATGCTCTGGGACGTGAGGAATCCGCCGGCTCCTACGGTCACCGTGGAGACAGGGCCGCTTCCTAGCAACCAGGTGGCCTTCAGTCCATCAGACCAGACGTTGGCGGTTGCCGGGGACGACGGTGATGTGAGGCTGATGGATCTGGCTTTGTCCCAGGTGGCCCGTGTTCTAAAACATGAGGATGCAGTGCAGAGTGTCATCTTTGACCACAAGGGGGAGTACTTACTGTCAGGGGTTTCTGACGGGCAGATATATGTTTGGTCATAG